The window TTTTCCAATAAAGTCTCTTTGCTCATAATGAAACCCCCGCTGACGATTAGCGGCCTGTCTTCCCACAAGCCGCTCGGCCAAAAGCTGAATATGTCATGCGGGATAATACAACATATTGCAACAATACAACAGTTAGAACCCTAAGTCAATAGTACCATTCCACCGGAACAATGTTTTTACATTGACCCCGGTTTATTTTTAGGTTGGGAGGATTGACGGCGAAGGCTCAGTCCAGTAGGAGGCCGCAGATGGAAACCAGCGAGGTGTCGGTCGGGTCGGCCGGGCATTGGTCATAGGCGACCTGCCGGCCGCCACTCGTTTCCAGAAAGCGCAGCATCAGATAGAGGGGGGAAAAGCCGCAGATGCGATTGCGATCGCCCACGTTCCAGATTTGGCGGTAGTAATCGGCGGCATCGCCGCGCAGCGCGGCGGCCATCAGCTGCTGGTCGTGGTCGGCCAGCCGGGCGCGCCGCTTCTCGTCCATGGCGAACGAATCGCCGAAGGCCGGGCCGACGTGGGCCAGATCGACCGAGGCCACGGCCAGCACGCGCCGGCCGCGGGTCGCTTCGCGCAGGGCGGCCAGAAATCGTACGAAGGGGGGATGGTCGGCCGGGTGCGCCCCGTTATGCAGGAAATGGTGGAACGAGCCGATCAGGATGGGGATCATCGGGCAGGGGGCGCGGCCGGCCTGGTGGAAGGTGTGGTGGAGCCAGACGGCCGACAGCTCGACCGAGTGCTCATTGCGGTGGTTCAACTCTTCGGCATAAGCCGCCTCGGGGCCGATACTCTCGGCCAGCCGGTCGATGAGCGCCGGATCGTTGGGCAACACGCCGTAGGGGGTAGCGTAGGGTTGGCGCGTCAGGGTGATGCTGCCGGGGCGGCCGTTGTGATCGGTGCCGAAGATGAGCACGACGTCGGCTTGCAGTATACTCGGTGTGGCCCGCCGCCAGACGCGAGCATAGACCGGCCCGCCGCGCCCATAGTCGATGTGGGGCGAGACAACGCCGCGCCCGCGCCAAGGCTCGGCCTCGCTCTCGTCATCCTCCGCGCCATACTGCCGGAATAGTTCGGCCAAATCGTCCGGCGCGGCGGGATAGCTCAGATCGGCCAGAGCCGGCGGCCGGTATGGCTGGCGCCGATAGTCGTCAAGCAGGCGGCGGCGCTGCGCCTCAAAGCGTTCATTGATGAGTAGATAGGCCTTGTCCAGTTCGGCCAGGGCCTCGGTCACCACGGACAGGGGCACTTCCTCGCCCAGTTGCGCGGCCAGCTCGCTCTGGATTTCTTCCGGCGTGCGCGTGCCATCGCACAATAGCAGCATCTGGGCCAGGGCTTGGGGGAAGATCAGTTGCCGCTCGCCCAGTTGCCAGGGATCGCGCAGCAGCCACATCGGCCGGCCGTGATGGCTGACCGGCTGAAAGTCGAGGGAGCGCAGGTGGGGCTTGCTCACGGACGGCATTGGTTAGGGTGTGGCGCGTGGCTCAGGGGCAGACCGGGGCAAAGCCAAAGGGGCCGAGAACGACCTGGAACAACGGCCGCAACGCGCCGCAGTAGAGTATCTGGCCCTGTTCATAGGCATCCAGCACCAGGAACGTGCCGGCGCAGACGAGCAGCAAGGCGACCAGCAGCCCGCACCCCACCCACAGGCCACGGCCGCGCCGTGGCGGTTCGGTGGTGTAGCTGGGGGGCGGTGTATAGGCCGGGGCGGGCGGCGGCGAGCTTGGGCGGGCCGGGGCGGGGGCGGGACGGGCGGGCGCGGGGGCCGGGCGAACGGGCGACGCGGGGCGCGGCGCGGCCGGGGCTTCGGCCTGATAGACGACCGGCGCAATCTGTTCGGTGGGCTTATCGGCCAGGTTGACCGGCGTGGCCGGGGGAACAGGGGCCAGCGACATGAACCGCAGCCGCACCGTATCCCCCAGATCGATCGTGTCGCCGTCTTGCAGCAGCGTCAGATGGCTGATGCGCTGGCCGTTGACAAACGTGCCGTTGGTGCTGCCGATGTCTTCGGCGGCGAAGCCATCGGCGCGACGCACGATGCGCACGTGCCGGCGCGATACTTCGGGATCGGCCAGCACCAGATCATTACCGGCGCTACGGCCGATGGTCAATTGCTCGCTGGTCAGCGGCACCTGGGTCGAGGGAACCGGCCCGCGCTCCACGACCAGCAGCGCTTCATTTTCGTTCATCTTGGCCTATGATGATATACGCATCGATCTGATTGCGCGAACGATTTTTAGGCGGCGTCGCCCAGCCGGCTACGACGGGCCTCGCTGACGATGGTCTGCCAGACGGCGCGCTTGATGTCCGGGTCGGCCGTGCTCAAATAGATGGTAATCCGCTTGGGCGGCGGCAAGTCGCTGTCGTTGCCGTCCTCGTAGATCTGGCCGAAGCGGGTGTACTCCGGCCCCCAACGGGCCAGGAAGGTGACGGCCAGGCAATCGATGGGCTGCGGCCCGAAGAGCAGCCAGCCGGGCTGAACGTTTTGCAGGCTGCGGGCGCTGAAAAATTGATAGAGGTATTTGCCCGGTTTTTCCTCGACCATGATGACGTGCTCGCCGAGCGGCACGCGCCAATAGTCGGCCGGGCGCAAGAGCAAGACGTCTTCCCGGCCGCTGACGCTGAACAAGCCCGTGGCCTGGACGGTGACCTTTTGGTTGGGCGGCAGCGGCTCCAGATCGGCCGCTTCCAGCAGCGAAGACGCGACGGGCACAAAGCGATTGTAATTATCACGCTTGGCCCGCCAGAGAGAGTAGTTGATCCAGATGATGAGGAGCACGAGGGCGATGAGTACCGGCCCCGGCCAACGCCGCAACCAGCCCCACAGCAAAAGCAGGATCGGCAGCCAGCGCACGAGCGCAACTAGTCGAATACCGAGGAAGGAGCGCCGGCTCAGGGCGAACATGAACGCATAAGCCCGGCTCAGATAACGATAGTAGAGGCGCTGCGGCAGGGATAGACTCTCCATGGCCGAATTTTACGCGATTGTCGCCCCATTGTCACCGTATTGTCCCCAACTTCCTGGCTAACCCTTGCGGGCCACGCCGACGAGATGAATCCGCCGTTCGGCCGGCAACTGGTCGTCAATGAGGGCCATCAGCCGGAAGGTGGCGGCGTTGACGGCCAGATAAGACGGGTCGGCCACGCAGTCGAGCGCCTCCAGGCTCAGACCGGCGGCGACCGTCAAGCGGCGCACCGTTTGCGGCGTGTTGGCCCGGTAGGCGGTGGGGAATGTATCCCCCTCGGCCCGGCCATAGATGGCATCCACCAGACGCCCCTGCCAACGCCCCAACCGGCCGGCGGCGCGATTGGCCCAGCCGAGGGGGTGGCCGCCGTTGGGCGTGAGGAAGATGAACGCGCCGCCCGGCCGCAAAGCCCGCGCCACGGCGGCGAAGGTGCGCGCCGGCTCGCCGAGATGTTCCAGCAGCCAGGCGGCGGTGATCACGTCGAACGTCGCCTCGCCGAAGGGCAGCCCGTCGCTGAGGGCCACGGCCCGCGCCAGGCCGGGCAGACGATGCCCGCGCAACGAGGCGTAATCCGGGTCGATGCCGAACGTCCGCGCCGCGGGGTGGGGCAATTGCTCCACCAGCCCGCCCCGGCCGCAGCCCAGATCGAGCCAACGGCCATCCGGCGGCAGCGACGCCCGGACGGCCGCGGCGAAGACCTCCGTCGCCGGTCGCCAGCCGGGGTGCTCGGCCCGATACCGTTCGCGCCACTCATTTTGTCGATCGAGGGACAACATATGACTGATTGTACCGGCGTTCGTGAGAATCGACTGAAAATGGCCCATCGGTTCACGATAACGGCCGCGGCGCGAGTACAATCACGCCCCATGCGTTCAATCGGAATCCTGCTATTGTTGTCCCTGTGTCTGGGAGCTTGCTCGCTGTGGCCGGGGTCGGTTCCAGCCAATCAGATCGCTCTCCCGCCTAGCGGGGCGGCGACCAGCGCCGCGTCGCCCACGGCCGGGAGCTTGCCCACGGTCGAGAGTTCGCCCGTGCCCACGGCCGAGAGCGTGCTCACGCCCACGCCTGTCCCACCGGCTACCGCCACCATCGTCCGCGTCACGCCGCCGCCCACCGACCTACCGGCGACGCCCGTCGCCACGTCTGTCTTCGACGGCTCCATCCCGCCCTTTCGCGACGACGTAGCGCTGGCCGTGGCCTATCTGGGCGTCGATCCGGCGCTGCCGACCCTGCAACCGGCCGTTGACCTGCAACCCGGCGCGGTGGATACCTTTTTCATCGGCAACGTGAAGGACAACACAATCGCCCAGGTCGAGGCGGAACTCAAGAGCGTCGGCGAAAGCGCCTACTTCTGGTTCGAGGTCGGCGACGCGGACGGCGAACCCGACGCGGCGTTGCTGGCTCAGGAGACGGCCGAATTCGACGCCATCTTCGACCGCCTCTACGACTATTACGGCGTGGCCCGGCCGGCCGGCGGGCGCGTCCACATCGTGCACATGTCGCCGGAGCGGTTGTGTGGCGAGGTTGAGCAGTGCGGTCTGGCCGGCTATTTTTCGTCGCGCGATCTGCTGCCCCTGGCCGTCAGCCCGTCGTCGAACGAGCGGGCCATGTTCATCATGAATAGCCGCCAATTCGGCCAGCTAAGCTATCTGAGTACCCTGACCCACGAACTGCGCCATCTGCTGGGCCACGACAACAGCCAGGGCGAGGAAGATTGGTTTGTCGAGGGGGCGGCCATGCTGGCCGAGGACTTATTGGGGTTCACGCAAATCCCCCAGGATCGGGGCAGCCTGTTCCTGCAAAATACCGACCAGCAACTTAATCGCTGGACGGACGAGAACACCATCCCTTTCTACGGGCAGGGCTATCTGCTGAATCGTTTCCTCTATGACCGCCTGGGCGCGGACGGCTATCGTGAGTTTTCGCTCAGCCCGGTGCCGGGTCTGGCGGCGGTCGATGACAATGCCGTGGCGATGGCGTTGGGCAAAACGGGCGACGCGCTATGGCTCGACTGGCTGGCGGCCATGGCCCTGCACGATACCGCCGGCGTGGCCGAAACGTACCGGTGGGATGGCCCGGCCCTGGCGCCGATCTCCACTACCCAGGCCATCAATCTGCCGGCCCGCTTCGACACCAGCGTGCAACAATATGCCGCCGACTATTACGAATTGCCCTCCAGCGGGACGATCACGCTGGATTTTGCCGGCGCGGAAAGCGTCTCGTTGTTGGGTTCGGCCGCGCCGTCGGGTGAACATTTCTGGTATGCCCAACGGGCCAACAGCAGCAACCCCCGCCTGACCCGGACGGTCGATCTACGGGAAGTGGACTCGGCTACGCTGCAATACCGGGTCTTCGCCGACATCGAGCGCGGCTATGATTTCGCCTACGTCTCCGTCTCAGTCGATGGCGGCCAAACGTGGCAGGGGCTGACCGCCGCCGGGATGCAGGGGCTGGACCCGGTCGATGACCCCTCCGCCAGTGCCTTGACCGAGCGCTTCTATACCGGACAGAACGGGCAGTGGCGGGCCGAAGAGATCGATCTGACGCCTTTCGCCGGGCAGGAAATACAACTGCGCTTTGAATACGTCACCGATCTGGTGCTGACGTATGGCGGGTTCGCCGTCGATGACATAGCCATTCCCGAAATCGGCTTTTTCGATGACGCCGAAACGCTTGACGCAGGCTGGGTGGCCGAGGGGTTTGTGCGCGCCCCGGCCGAGTTGGCGCAACGCTGGGCCTTGCAACTGATCACGTTTGAGGATGGCCGGCCGTTGGTGACCGCGCTGGAGATTCCAGCCGACGGCCGATTGGAGCACACGCTGACGAGTATCGCCGGGGAAAGGCGGCCGATCCTGATCGTGGCCGCCCTTTCGCCGCAGACGTTACAGCCGGCCGCCTATACGCTGGCTGTCCATTCGTCCAGATAGCGGATTAGCGGGAGCGGATGGGAGTCGAACCCACCACCGCCTACTGTGCGTAGCCGGCCACTTATTTTGAAGACAAGGGCATCCACCGGGACACAACCACTCCCATCAGGAATTGTGGCCGCTGGTGGGGGGATTGTCAATAAAAGGAGACGAGGCTGAGCGGCGGCTTCATTCCCTTGACAGCCGGCGGCCATTCCGATAGAATGGCAGTACCATTAACAACAAGCCAATCCCACTGGCCGGGATAGCTCAGTTGGTAGAGCACTTCACTGAAAATGAAGGTGTCCCCAGTTCGAGTCTGGGTCCTGGCATCGGTTCTGATTTACATAGCTAGAGACCATGCGGGCGTGGTTCAGTGGTAGAACGTCTCCTTGCCAAGGAGAAGGCCACGGGTTCGAATCCCGTCGCCCGCTCTCAACTTAAACGGCAGGCCGCAGGGCCTGCCGTCTTGTTATGGCGACGTGGCCAAGTGGTAAGGCATGGGTCTGCAAAACCCTGATCACCGGTTCGAATCCGGTCGTCGCCTCTGCGCTCCTGAATCAGAACGTGTAGCTATAAAGCTCTTGCCCGCGCAAGAGCTTTCTTTTTGGATACAATGCCACGCTGGAGTAATAACCCATGTCTCTTTCCCCTATCCCCGATACACCTTTTCCCATCGACCCGACGCAATGGGAGTCCTTCGCCGGCCACTTCGAGCGCCTGCTGCATGTGCCCCTGGATGAAGCCAACGTGCGCGATTGGCTGCGCGAGTGGTCGGACCTGAACCGCCTGGTCGATGAGGCCGGGGCCATCGTCTACATTGAATCGACGCTGGACACGGCCGACCCGGCCCGCGAGCAAGCCTTCCTGAATTACGTCGAGAACGTCGATCCGAACTATCGCCGCGCCGAACAAGCCCTGAAGGAACGGCTGCTGGCCTTCGCCGCCGACGATGACGCCTTCGGGCCGGAGATGCGCATGGCCCTGCGCAAGATGCGCAATCAGGCCGACTTGTTCCGCGAGGCCAACGTGCCCCTCTTCACCGAACTAGCCAAGCTGGGCAACGAATACGACAAGCTCACCGGCGCGATGAAGGCCGATTGGGACGGCGAAGAGAAGAACCTGAGCCAACTGGATTCCCTTCTCCAGAACCGCAACCGGGCGACGCGCGAGCGGGCCTGGAAAACGATCATGGGCCTGTGGCAGGACAAGCGGGCCGAGTTGAACACGGTCTACCGCCAGATGCTGGAATTGCGCCGCCAAATCGCCGAAAACGCCGGGCTGCCGGATTTCCGCGCCTATACCTTCCGCGCCTATAACCGTTTCGACTATACCCCCGATGATTCCCTGCTCTTCCACGACGCCATCGAGGCCGTCGTTGTGCCCGCGGCGCGGCGCGTCTACGAGAAGAAACGGGCGCAGTTGGGCCTCGATGCCCTGCGGCCGTGGGATGCCGAGGTCGACGCCGCCGGCCAGCCGCTGCAACCCTATCAGGGGCAGGACGCGCTCATCCAGGGCAGTCTGAATATGTTCGAGCACGTCGATGGGACGCTGGCCCGCCAATTCGCCACGATGGCCGAAGAGGGCTTGCTCGATCTGGACACGCGGGCGGGCAAGGCGCTGGGCGGCTATTGCAGCAGCCTGAATTGGCGGCAGCGGCCCTATATCTTTATGAACGGCGACGGCACCCACGATGACCTGCAAACCATGCTCCACGAGGCCGGCCACGCCTTCCACGCCTTCGAGAGCTACGCCCTGCCCTACGTCTGGCAACTGGACGTGCCGATGGAATTTTGCGAGGTAGCGTCGATGAGCATGGAGTTGCTGGCCGCGCCCTATCTGACCCGCCGGTTCGATGGCTTCTATACCGAGGCCGAAGCGGCGCGGGCGCGCATCGAGCATCTGAGTAAAATCCTCACCTTCTTGCCTTACATGGCCGTCGTTGACGGCTTCCAACACTGGGTATACACTCATCCCGAAGCGGCGCTGGATGCCGCGGCCTGCGACAAGGCCTGGGGCGATCTGTGGGATCGCTTCATGCGCGGCATCGACTGGACGGGCTTCGAGGCGGAACGGGTTAGCGGCTGGCATCGCAAGCTGCATATCTTCCACGTCCCGTTCTACTACATCGAGTACGGCATGGCCCAGGTGGGGGCCTTGCAGGTGTGGCGCAATGCACTGCGCGATCAGGCCGAGGCCGTCGCCACCTACCGGCAGGCGTTGCAACTGGGCGGAACGCGCCCGCTGCCGGAGCTATTTTCGGCCGCCGGCGCGGCTTTTCGCTTCGATGAAGCGCTGTTGACGGAATTGGTCGATCTCATCGAAACAACGCTGGCGCAATTGGAGCGCGCGAACTAAACCGGATGGACTCACGCGACGTCATGGAACCCAGCGCGGCAATGCGCGAATACCTGGCCGAGATCTACCGCCTACAGGAAGATTCACCGACAGTCAGCACCACCAGCCTGGCCGATCGTCTGGACGTGTCGCCGCCGGCGGTGCCGCGTATGCTCAAGCGGCTACAGAGCGTCGGCTTCGTTAAGCACGTCCCCTATCAGGGCGTGGAGCTAACGGCGCGTGGGCGCGAAGAGGCACTGCACGAGATCCGCCGCCACCGCATCCTGGAGGTCTTTCTGGTCAACGTGATGGGTTTCACCTGGGACGAGGCGCACGATCACGCCGACGGGCTGGGCGCGGGCCTCAACGACCGGCTGACGGAGCGCATGGCCGAGATGACCGGCTTTCCGCAACGCTGCCCTCACGGCGAACCCATCCCCGACCCCGAGGGACGGCTGCCGGCGATCAACGACGTGTGCATCGTCAATCTGGGCGTCGGCCACAAAGGGCTGGTCAGCCGCGTGCGCACCCACGAGCCGGAGAAGTTGCAATACATGGCCAGCCTCAGCCTGACGCCGGGCACGCCGTTCGAAATCCTCGGCCGCGCCCCGTTCAATGGCCCCATGCGCCTGCGCGTCGGCCGCGAGGAAGTGATCGTCGGCTATGAATTGATGAAATCGCTGTGGGTCACCTGAGCCGCGGCGGTCAGGTTTTTGTGTAAAAAAAGCCGGCCTGATGGCCGGCTTTTTATTTTCTAGCGGGTGGGTTGGGGAGCGTCGGTCAGCAGCCGCCACCACGCCTGCCAGGGGCGGGCGTCCAGCGCCGGGTCGGGCGTGGCTGGCGGCGCGGGCGTGGGTTCGGGCGTGGCTTCCTGCAACATGGGCACAATGCGCCGTTCGCCGGGCAGGATCATGCCGCCCTCGTTGCGGGCGTAGGCGGCCACGTAATCGTCGCTGCTGACGTATTCCAGCGTGGCCTGTAGTTCCACCTGCCGGGTCGCTTCGCTGTCGATTTGGGCCTGGAGCGCCTCTTCGCCGCTACCCACCAGCCGCCCCGCCTGCGCCCGGTTGTTCAGATCGACGGCGATAATGATCGCCACGACGATGACCAGGAAGAAGATCACCTGCGGCAGGCTAAAGAGCGGCCGCGCGCGAAAAACGGGTGAATCGAACAACCTTTTGGCCATCGTTGAAATCTTAGCCTTAATGATACTCGTTGGCAAGACCTGACAGGTGGGCGGCGCTAGAACTTTTACATAAACGATACCGGGGCCGCCCACCTGTCAGGTCTAGGTAGACCGACTCCTTGCCGATTCCCTCCGGCCTAAGTAGAATGCACCGATGCAAACGCGCGCGCCCCATCCACCTGTCGATTACCTGGCGGTTGGTCACATCTGTCTGGATGTGGCCCCCGGCGGCTACGTGACCGGCGGCGCGGCGGCCTACACGACCGCCGTGGCCCGCGCGTTGGGTTGCCGGGCGGGCATCGTCACCAGCGCCGCGCCCGCTAGCGAATTCGCCGACGTGTCGCCGCGCATCCCCATCCATCGCGTTGACGCCCCGGCCACGACGATTTTCGAGAACATCTACGACGGCGGCCAACGCCGGCAGATCATCCATAGCGTGGCCGGGACATTAACGGCCGAGGACGTTCCCGCGCTCTGGGCGCGCGCGCCGATGGTGCATCTTGGCCCCATCGCCAACGAGATCGACCCGGCCATGATCACCCTGTTCAGCAACAGCAGCGTCTGTATCGGGCCGCAAGGCTGGATGCGTCGCTGGGATGAACGGGGCCGGGTCTATCAGGTCGAATGGGCCGCGGCGGCCGAGGTGTTGCCCCTGGCGGCTGTCACTGTGCTGAGCACCGAGGACTTGCCCGATCCGTCCCTGGCCGACGACTACGCCGGGTTGGCCCGCCTGTTGGTGATGACCGACGGCGCCAGCGGCTGCCTGGTTTATCATAACAATGAGGTGCGGGCCTTTGCCGCGCCGGCCGTGAGCGTGGCCGACCCCACCGGCGCGGGCGACGCCTTCGCCGCCGCCTATCTGGTGCGCCTCTATCAGACCGACGGCGACGTGTGGGAAGCGGCCGAGTTCGCCAATCGCGTCGCTGCCCGCTCGGTGACCCGGCGCGGCCTGGCCGCCAAAGCCGCGGCGATTGGCGACCTGCTCAGCGAAGAGACGCGCCAACCGGCCCGAGGGATTCGCTAACGACATGGCCCGCATCTATGCCATCGCCAATCAGAAAGGCGGCGTGGGCAAGACGACCACCGTCGTCAACCTGAGCGCCTATTTGGCCGGCAGCGGCCGGCGGGTGCTGGTGGTCGATCTGGATCCGCAGGCCAACGCTACCTCGGCCCTGGGCTTCGACAAAAACCAAATGAAGCCCTCGACCTACGAACTGCTGCTCGATCAGGCCCCGGTGGGCGACGTGCGCCTGCGCCACGACGAGTTTGGGCTGGATCTGTTGCCGTCCCATCCCGCCTTGGCCGGGGCGGAGATCGAACTGGTGCAGGCCATCGGCCGGGAATATCGCCTGCAGCGCGCCTTGCAGGAGACCGCCGACGAGTACGACTATATCCTGATCGATAGCCCGCCCAGCCTGGGCCTGCTGACCGTCAACGCCCTGACCGCCGCCCGCGACGGCGTGCTCATCCCGGTGCAGTGCGAATATCTGCCGCTGGAAGGTCTGTCGCAGTTGACCAAGACCATCCATCTGGTGCAGGAGTATCTCAATCCGGCGCTCCACATTCGCGGCGTGATGATGACCATGTACGACAGCCGCACCAATCTGAGCCGCCAGGTCGTGGAGGAGGTGCGCCGCCACTTCCCCAACAAGGTGTTCCGCACCATCATCCCGCGCAATATTCGCCTCAGCGAGGCCCCCAGCTTCGGCCGGCCGATCAACTTCTACGCCCCCCAATCGCCCGGCGCGGTGGCCTACCGGCTGCTGGCGACGGAGTTGCTCAACGGCGACCGGCGCAACGGTGGAGGCGAACATGCCGAATAAACGCCAGGCCCTCGGCCGCGGTCTGGAAGCCCTCTTCGCCGGCAACGAACGCCCGGCGCGCGAAACGGGCGTGCTGACTGTCGGCATCGACCAGATCATCCCCAACCCGCGCCAGCCGCGCACGTCGATGAACGGCGAGCAGTTGGCCGAGTTGGCGGCGTCGATCACGATCCACGGCCTCATCCAGCCGCTCGTCGTCACCGAAACCCTCGAGGGCTACGTGCTCATCGCCGGGGAGCGCCGCTGGCGGGCCTCACAACTGGCCGGGCTGGAGCAGGTGCCGGTCATCGTCAAGGAGACGACGCCGCAGGACATGCTGGAGTTGGCCCTCATCGAGAACATCCAGCGCGCCGACCTAAACGCACTGGAAGAGGCCCACGCCTACCGCCACCTCATCGACGAGTTTGGGCTGACCCAGGAGGCGGTGGCCGAGCGGGTGGGCAAGGCGCGCTCGACGGTCGCCAATCTGCTGCGCTTGCTGACGCTGCCCGACGGTGTGCAGGCGGCGGTGAATGACGGCCGTCTCAGCGGGGCGCACGGCCGGGCGCTGCTGCCCTTGCCCACGGCCGAGATGCAGACGGCGGCCATGAACCAGATCCTCAAGCTGGGCCTCAGCGTGCGCCAGACGGAAACCCTGGTAGTCCACCTGCTGGCCGACGCCCGACCCGACCCCCGGCCGCGACCCCAACTGTCGCCGGAACTCCTCGATCTCCAGAGCCGCTTTGAATCGTCGCTGGGCACGCGGGTGAGCATCGAGAAAGGCGCCAAGGGCGGCCGGGTGATCATCCACTACTACTCCGACGAAGACCTCAGCGCGATCTACGAATCGATCGTTGGCGATGAGACCTGACAGGTCTCACTGGGCCAATCGCTTCTCCAGTTCGCGCACCCGCGCCTGTGCCTCCGCGAAGCGATCCAGCAGGTCGAGCGCGCCATCCTCGGTGGAGGTGCTCTTCTGGTAGTACCAGACGATGAGGGCGGTCAAGGCGGCGATGAGAAAGCCGATCAGGAAGGTTGATCGTCGCATAAGTTCACTCCGTGGCCGTGTTTCTGGCCGGCCGTGTTGTCAATCGGACTCTGCGCTGTGCTCTAGCAGATAGCGGTTAATGGCCTCGCGGGCCGCCGGCAAATGTTGCATCGCCCGCCAGTCGCCGGGGATGGCCTCCGGCGCGGCGATGGCGAGCAGCAGGTCAAAAGGATCGGTTTGCGTCGGCGCGCCGGCGGCGCGGGTGGCCTGCCAATGGGGGCGCAACGGCTCGGCCCAGTGGGCATAGCGCCGGCGCAGGCGGGGCCAGACCTGGGCGAATTCCGGCTCGGCCGCGGCCACGGCCAGTTTGGCCCGGTAGACGCCGATGACCAGCCGCTCCAGCCGATCCCAATCGGCGACGAACGCGGCGAAGCTATCGTCGGTTGACCATTGGCTGAGGTATCGTGTGAAGGGGTTCATTCGTTGCCCAATACTTTATTGCCCACTGCTTAATTGCCTGCTCACGGATTATACCAACATCTTGCTTGTATGATCTGACCTGTCTGTGGTCATGGGATTAGGTAAAATAAGTCGTTGACGCCCCCCGCGCCATATGCTAGACTGTGCCGCAACATGCAACTTCAGGCAACAATGAACCTCTTTGGCCGCGCGGCTCATCATCACGGTGGGAGAGTTCGCCTTGCCCGGGGTTGAGGTTGCCGGCCGGTTCGGCCGTTCACGCGAGAGAATAGCACCCTCCTCAGTCCCTGGGGAGGGTTTTTTTGTACCTGGAGAGCCTATGGAACGAAACGACGTGCGGTTGGCGCTGCCGAGCAAGGGTATCTTGCAGCATGGCGCTGAGGATTTTCTAGAGGCGTGCGGGCTGAAGGTCTACCGGCCCAACCCGCGCCAATACGCGGCGACGATTCCCGGTATGCCCGGCGTGACCGTCCTTTTCCAGCGGCCGGGCGACATCGTGACCAGCGTGCAGGCGGGCAGCATCGATTTCGGCATCACCGGCTACGACGTGCTGTCCGAGAAGGGGGCTAACGGCGGCGCGGCGCTGGTGATCCACGACGATCTGGGCTTTGGCGCGTGTTCGCTCAATCTGGCCGTGCCCGAGCGGTCGGCGGCTCAGACGGTGGACGATTTGCGCCAATGGGCGGCCGAGGCGGGGCAGGCCGGTTATCCGATTCGCATAGCCACGAAGTTTCCCCACGTGACGGCGGCCTTCCTCGATCGCCAGGCCATTACGCCCTACCGGCTGATCGGCGTCGAAGGCACGCTGGAGATCGCTCCGGCCATCGGCTATGCCGATCTCATCTGCGACCTGGTATCGTCGGGCATCACCCTGCGCGACAACCATTTGCGCCCACTGACGGATGGCGTTGTCCTGCGCTCGCAAGCCGTGCTGATCGCCAATCGGCCGGCGCTGCGGAGCAGGCCGGAGGTGTTAGCTATCGCCCATCATCTGTTGGAATACGTTGAAGCCTATGCCCGCGGCCGTGGCTCCTATCTGATCATCGCCAACATGCGCGGCGATTCGCCCG is drawn from Candidatus Promineifilum breve and contains these coding sequences:
- a CDS encoding M3 family oligoendopeptidase, with the translated sequence MSLSPIPDTPFPIDPTQWESFAGHFERLLHVPLDEANVRDWLREWSDLNRLVDEAGAIVYIESTLDTADPAREQAFLNYVENVDPNYRRAEQALKERLLAFAADDDAFGPEMRMALRKMRNQADLFREANVPLFTELAKLGNEYDKLTGAMKADWDGEEKNLSQLDSLLQNRNRATRERAWKTIMGLWQDKRAELNTVYRQMLELRRQIAENAGLPDFRAYTFRAYNRFDYTPDDSLLFHDAIEAVVVPAARRVYEKKRAQLGLDALRPWDAEVDAAGQPLQPYQGQDALIQGSLNMFEHVDGTLARQFATMAEEGLLDLDTRAGKALGGYCSSLNWRQRPYIFMNGDGTHDDLQTMLHEAGHAFHAFESYALPYVWQLDVPMEFCEVASMSMELLAAPYLTRRFDGFYTEAEAARARIEHLSKILTFLPYMAVVDGFQHWVYTHPEAALDAAACDKAWGDLWDRFMRGIDWTGFEAERVSGWHRKLHIFHVPFYYIEYGMAQVGALQVWRNALRDQAEAVATYRQALQLGGTRPLPELFSAAGAAFRFDEALLTELVDLIETTLAQLERAN
- a CDS encoding metal-dependent transcriptional regulator; translation: MDSRDVMEPSAAMREYLAEIYRLQEDSPTVSTTSLADRLDVSPPAVPRMLKRLQSVGFVKHVPYQGVELTARGREEALHEIRRHRILEVFLVNVMGFTWDEAHDHADGLGAGLNDRLTERMAEMTGFPQRCPHGEPIPDPEGRLPAINDVCIVNLGVGHKGLVSRVRTHEPEKLQYMASLSLTPGTPFEILGRAPFNGPMRLRVGREEVIVGYELMKSLWVT
- a CDS encoding septum formation initiator family protein, whose amino-acid sequence is MAKRLFDSPVFRARPLFSLPQVIFFLVIVVAIIIAVDLNNRAQAGRLVGSGEEALQAQIDSEATRQVELQATLEYVSSDDYVAAYARNEGGMILPGERRIVPMLQEATPEPTPAPPATPDPALDARPWQAWWRLLTDAPQPTR
- a CDS encoding PfkB family carbohydrate kinase yields the protein MQTRAPHPPVDYLAVGHICLDVAPGGYVTGGAAAYTTAVARALGCRAGIVTSAAPASEFADVSPRIPIHRVDAPATTIFENIYDGGQRRQIIHSVAGTLTAEDVPALWARAPMVHLGPIANEIDPAMITLFSNSSVCIGPQGWMRRWDERGRVYQVEWAAAAEVLPLAAVTVLSTEDLPDPSLADDYAGLARLLVMTDGASGCLVYHNNEVRAFAAPAVSVADPTGAGDAFAAAYLVRLYQTDGDVWEAAEFANRVAARSVTRRGLAAKAAAIGDLLSEETRQPARGIR
- a CDS encoding ParA family protein gives rise to the protein MARIYAIANQKGGVGKTTTVVNLSAYLAGSGRRVLVVDLDPQANATSALGFDKNQMKPSTYELLLDQAPVGDVRLRHDEFGLDLLPSHPALAGAEIELVQAIGREYRLQRALQETADEYDYILIDSPPSLGLLTVNALTAARDGVLIPVQCEYLPLEGLSQLTKTIHLVQEYLNPALHIRGVMMTMYDSRTNLSRQVVEEVRRHFPNKVFRTIIPRNIRLSEAPSFGRPINFYAPQSPGAVAYRLLATELLNGDRRNGGGEHAE
- a CDS encoding ParB/RepB/Spo0J family partition protein; amino-acid sequence: MPNKRQALGRGLEALFAGNERPARETGVLTVGIDQIIPNPRQPRTSMNGEQLAELAASITIHGLIQPLVVTETLEGYVLIAGERRWRASQLAGLEQVPVIVKETTPQDMLELALIENIQRADLNALEEAHAYRHLIDEFGLTQEAVAERVGKARSTVANLLRLLTLPDGVQAAVNDGRLSGAHGRALLPLPTAEMQTAAMNQILKLGLSVRQTETLVVHLLADARPDPRPRPQLSPELLDLQSRFESSLGTRVSIEKGAKGGRVIIHYYSDEDLSAIYESIVGDET